Genomic window (Vidua macroura isolate BioBank_ID:100142 chromosome 3, ASM2450914v1, whole genome shotgun sequence):
cctgctctccctgctccgTTCAGTCCCGATTTTCCTGCCGGGAAGAGCCGCGTCCCGACCTGCCGGGGAGGCAGAGCTCCGGGGCCCGTTCGCCGCCGGGAGCAAAGGTGCGTGGGGAGGGGACTGGGGACTTCAGGGGGGACACTCAGCCGCTCCAGCGggactgctcccagcaggaatgcCGCGGGGGATTCGCTGCCGTCGGGGCTGTCCGGGGAGCAGGGTGGGAATGGTATCCCCCGGGAGTGGGATGGGGTGGCAGTGGTGTCCCCCGGCGCGAGGCGGTGGCGGAGGCGCACAGAGGTGCGCGGAGCCGCGGAGGAGCCGCTCCCGCCTAGGTGTGAGCTGATTATTCAAATGGGCAGCCGAGGACCTGGGGATTGGAGGCTCGCCCGGCCGCTCCGTGCTATATCACTGGGGCACCCACGTCACTGCAGCACttgtcctcctcttcctcctcctcctcttcttcctccctcctccctcctccctcctcctcctcctccgacTCCTCCATCGCCTCCGGGCGCCTCTTCGCCGCGGAGCGCTGCGAAAACCCACCCAAGGAGCGGCGGCGGAACaaacccaccccagccccagcgcCGCTCCATcccccccttcctccctccctcctcttcctcctcctccagaggCTCCGGCGGAGGGGAGGGAGGGttggagattattttttttccttttttttttttttttttttttttttttgggtcgCTCTCTCCGTCGTTTGTTGTGGCTGTTAAATTTTAAACTGCCATGCACTCCACTTCCAGTATGCTGGGAGCGGTGAAAATGGAAGGCCATGAGCACACGGACTGGAGCAACTACTACGGGGAGCCCGAGGTATGGACGGAgccgggacccccccaaaccccaccggTATCCCGGCCCCCGGACGGGATTTAACTTTGGCACCGGCTCGGTGCTGCGGGCGGGGATCCCGAGGTGCGAGTGGGGGTACGGGCGActcttccctgtttttctttccacccCTCCAGGTATTCTTCTCTCTCCGGGCAGGGATGTccctttccatttcccttcctgCAACTCCGCTTCCCGGGACGGCTCCGCCGCTCCTGCTGCCACCgcgatttttttttaatataaataccaaaatatatttgggtttcattaagaagaaaaacaacccccccgcctcccccaccaccaccccGCGCCAAGATTTAACTCTTTCCTCCCGTGCCCTCCGCGGAGCCCCGCGGCTGCGGCGCctccgggctgggctgggctgggctgggcttggtTGGGCTGGGGCTCCCCCCCGCGCCATCCCCGTGCCCTGTGTCGCTTGTCCCCGCAGGGCTACTCCTCGGTGAGCAACATGAACGCGGGTCTGGGCATGAACAGCATGAACACCTACATGACCATGTCGGCCATGAGCAGCACGGCCAATATGACGGCGGCGGCCACCTCCATGAACATGACCTACGCTAACACGGGCATGAGTCCCTCGCTGACGGGCATGTCCCCGGGTGCAGGGGCCATGCCGGCCATGGGCTCAGCCGGTGTGCCAAGCATGGGCGCCCACCTGAGCCCCAGCATGAGCCCCATGGGTGGCCAGGCGGGCTCCATGAATGCCCTGGCGCCCTACTCCAACATGAACTCCATGAGCCCCATCTATGGCCAGTCCAACCTGAACCGCTCGCGTGACCCCAAGACCTACCGGCGCAGCTACACGCACGCCAAGCCGCCCTACTCCTACATCTCTCTCATCACTATGGCCATCCAGCAGTCCCCCAACAAGATGCTGACCCTCAGCGAGATCTACCAGTGGATCATGGACCTGTTCCCCTTCTACCGCCAGAACCAGCAGCGCTGGCAGAACAGCATCCGCCACTCGCTGTCCTTCAATGACTGCTTCCTCAAGGTGCCGCGCTCACCAGACAAGCCGGGCAAAGGCTCCTTCTGGACGCTGCACCCGGACTCGGGGAACATGTTCGAGAATGGCTGCTACCTGCGCCGCCAGAAGCGCTTCAAATGTGAGAAGCAGCTGGCAGCCAAGGACGGCGCCAGCAGCGGCGGAGGCAGCAAGAAAGGCCCAGGCCAAGCCCCCAACCAACCCCTGGGCGAGGGCAGCTCCTCGGGGGGCTCTGACGGCTCTGCCAGCGCAGAatccccagccagctcctcaCCATGCCAGGACCGCAAGCGCACCCTGGCCGACCTCAAAGGGCTCAGCCCCGGCGAGCCTTCGGCCTCGCCAGGCCAGCACCTGCTGGCCCCGCCACATGCCGGGCTGGCCCACGAAGGCCACCTCAAGCCGGAGCACCACTATGCCTTCAACCACCCATTCTCCATCAACAACCTGATGTCCTCCtcggagcagcagcaccaccacccgcatcaccagcaccaccacccaCACAAAATGGACCTGAAGGCCTACGAGCAGGTGATGCACTACTCGGGCTATGCCTCGCCCGTGCCCACGGGCCTGGCCATGGCACCCATAACGAACAAAAGCACCCTGGAGGCCTCGCCTTTGGCTGGAGAGACTTCCTACTACCAAGGCGTGTATTCCCGGCCCATCATGAACTCCTCCTAAGCAGGAAAACACTCCTGAAAAAAGGGGGAAACCCTCCCCCCCACCCAATAGCCCTCTTAGTGGACTCTGAGTACGGTACATATCtggtatatatatatctatatatatatattttttttttttcttttggctccAGATGTTTGCATCCATTTGGGAATCTGCAGCCGTGTGGCCCCTTCCCAAATCCACCTGGGGGGAGGGCTCCGTGTagggtggtttggtttggtgggGTGGGCATGGGGGGGGATTCTCCGGgtcttgttttgatttttttcgTTGTTGTCGTCGCCACGAGGTCtaaatatatctatttttttgtGTGCGAGTGAGGGGGGCAAAAAATAACCCTCAATTGAGGCAGAACCAACCCCTTCTCCCTTGTGAATATTCCTAGTTCAGAAACCGAGAACCAAAAGTCTTGAAAcgtaaaaaaaaaggaaaaagaaaaaaaaagaaaaagaaaaaagaaaaaaaagaggggggaaacgggaaagaaaaaaaaaaatactaaaaataaaaaatttaagaaaaggcAGGATAGATTGTTGTAATTGAAGCAAATGCTTCTTGATGTTCCCGGGAGAGTAAATTACTTGGATCTGATTAATTTATCGTTTCTGTATGCTTTATTTATGGCTTCGCACTGTGTATTCTGGTTGCGAGCGGCCGCAGCTGCCGCAGAACTCCATTAAAGTCGTATTGGCGGTGCTTTTCCCCCTGAATCTCTgttccgccgccgccgcccgacGGGACCCCCGCCGTTCCCGGCTGGcattcctgctgtccctgctggcatGCCCGGGATCTCCGCGAGCGAGCCGGCCCCGGCTGCTACCGCTTCAAACCCGGCTGGGATCGCTCCATGCCCGGCTGGGATCCCTCCAATCCCCGCGACGGAATCCCTCCAGCCCCCGCTGGAATCTCCGATGTGTCTGCCGCCATCCTTTCATCCCTTCCGGAAACCCTCCGGATACCCCCATCCCCTCAGGATCCCACTATTACTTCCAGGATCCCGCTATCCCCGCCAGGACACCCCCATGCCCGCGGGATCCCTGCCAGGATCCCACGATTCCCACCCATCCCACCCCAACACCGGTGGAAAATCCGCACCCCCCGCTCAAAGTGGGAATCGGGGACCTCTTTCCCAAAGCCCCGCGATCCTGGAAAAATCATCCCAGCTGCGTTAACCGGGAGGGATTTAGGACTCGCAGGGGCAGCGCATCCCTGCCTTTCCCGGGACAGCATCCCGGTTTCTCCGCGGGCGGTGGAAAAGGGgcagaggtttttattttcaacacCTCCCGgatcctctcctctcctttccttctattccttttttcccctcttcccaaCCACTTGTTGTTTTTCCCACGCGGCGCCGGCCACGCCGCGATGTTGCTTTCCCAACTAGCGTCCAAATCCTTCTTAAAATTCTGCATTGTCCGCGGCgagagaaaaggggagaaagggaaCGAGCGGGGAGGAGCGGGGCgaggggcggcggggggagcagggggaaagaggagaaggggaaaaaaagaaccttCCCAAAAAACAAAACGGGGCTGAAATGTGTCGGGATCTCTCCAAGGACACACACGATGGCAAGCGGGGCGTGCAATGGGTGGCATTAGCACATAAAAGGCTCCCGCGGCCAGCGGGCACGGGCGCGGGGGTGTCGCCGCTTTGGGGACAAGGACATCTCCCCTGCCCCCGCTCCCGGCCTCGGGTCCGGCCCCGCTCGGGTCCGCTCGCATCTCGCTTCCTCCGCGGagctttctcctcttttttcttccttctcccctccttttcttctttcttccccaccttttcttccttctctctccctttttcttccttcccccctttatttcttctccccttttttcgttttttctcccccttttgttttttccccttttcccctggtttttttttcctcgtcccttccatttttcttccgttttactttttcccctttcatttttCCCTCGGCCCTTtcattttcccctcctccttttaATTATCTCCctatttcctcctttatttcttctcctccttttacTTTCGTcgctcttttttcccccttccttccttttattttcttccacctTTTATCCCccctcttattttctcttttttttttctcccctttttatTCTCCCTTCaccttttctccctccttttatttttgtctctcctttctttccttccttttctttcttatccctccttttttctccctcatttctctccattttaattttttctctctgctttttcctccttcGTTCCCCTTTTGCTTCGgtttcttctccctcctttctctccacttccattttttctctctcctttttcctccctcttttcctccccacttccattttttttccttcccttcatttcttctccttcctttcttcccttccttttttttccttctgtctgttttccctccctctttcctccccactttcatttcttctccctccttttttctccctcccttttcatccctcttttcctccctgctaTTCTTTCTTCTCACTCttattttcctccctccttcttccccaATTTCTTCTCcctatttcttctccttttccccccctcattttctttcctctcgctcctttttcctccctcttccctccccactttcatttcctcttcctgtttcccctccctcttccctccccactattctctcctcttttttcctcattttccattccGCTTCCTCTGCCCCGCTTCACCATTCGAGTCAGAAAcgaccccccaaaaaaaggaaataaacaaaaatcctCCATCTGGGCgccatttcttccctttccctcctccccttggcattttcccctctctccacaCAATCCCAACCTCGCAGCGAGCGcattctgctcctgcctggttAAGCAACCGTGAGCTGTGAATAAACAAAGTCagtaaacaataaaaaaaaaaaaaaaaaaaacccaaaaaaaaaaaaaaacccaaaaaaaaaaaaaaaaacaaaaaaaaaaaaaaaaacaagcggcggggagtgggggggggggggggggggggggtgggggtggctgGAGCTCCAAATTCCAGGAGGGTAAACTTTCCCCACCACGTCAGAGTTCAGCAAATTTACACAGATCTTATATTGCATCCCCTTTCCTGGCGCCCCCCCCCCGCACCGTTCGGAGCCGCGGCTCTGGAAGTGAATTTTATAAAGCTGATCGATATCTTggtaaaatattcatttttaaaacgGGCGCCCGGCGAAATCTTTGCTTTGTGCTAAAGTCAACAGTGGCACAGTTGGAGCTCCAATAAATGCCGGGATGCTCCCAGCTCCCGCACAGCCGGCGGCCGGCGGCCGGGGCGCAGGTAGGGGACACCCGCCgctccttctcctgcttttcctgcccttcctcttccttcccgCTTCCCTCTTCATTCCCAGCCCTTCTTCCTCAACCTTCTCTCCCTCAGCTCGCCCCAGAGCCGCCGGGGCCGAGGGGAAGCGGCGCGGAGGCCGCAGTGGGGGATGGATTCAGGGTGGATTCAGGAATACGCCGAGCCCGCGCATTTTTTGGGATCCCATCTCCCAATCTTGGAGCACAGGAGGAGTTTTGGGGCGTGGGAGGCACCTCGAGGCTCCGATTCTGCCCGGNNNNNNNNNNNNNNNNNNNNNNNNNNNNNNNNNNNNNNNNNNNNNNNNNNNNNNNNNNNNNNNNNNNNNNNNNNNNNNNNNNNNNNNNNNNNNNNNNNNNTAGGTGGGGATTTGATTCTTGCCCCGCTTCCCAAGGCAGCAATACTGAGAGATTTGGGAGCCCTTGGAATGCTTTGCTtatccctgctctgtgctccctgctcccactctccctgccctctcctttATTTATTCAGCTAATGGATATGGAGTCGGTGGCAGTGGGAGTTGGGATAAATCGGGATTCATCCATGTCTTCATCCTTATTAAAGGCCAAGATTCCCATCTCCAATTGCCTCTTTGTGTCTGTCCTCAGCAGCGATACCTGGGTCATGCTCCAGTAATTCCCGACAGGAATGGAGACATAGCCTGGATATGGATCCTGGCTGGGATATGGATCCTGCCGGCCCTCATGGAAACAGCAGTAAAATCACAACAGCACCTTGGGAATGCTGAGTTTTCCAGAAATTTGAGGGATGCATGGGGGGTGTTCCTAAGGTTGAGCACAGGAAAGGCtttggagaggaggaaaaattctggcaggaaaaaatcccataaaaggGAGTGGGGATTAAACCCCTTCCAAAGCTTTCCTGAAATGCCCCACCTTGGAACTCTGGGATCCACAGTgggaggaaaacagagaagggaTTGAAGTTTGCATGCACAAATCCATTTTGGAATCacccctgggaatgggggaggGGGCAACaaatccagcagctctgggtggaaaaaggagacagaaggTGGGAATTGCTTTCAAAGGGGCTTTTCCAGGAGTTTCTGTCCCCTTGCGTCCGATAGGAGCCATCTTTCCCAAACCCATAAAATCCCTGCAGATGTTGAGTTGATGGCAGAGTCGTTTTTTTGGGAGCATCCAGAGGAAATCTCTGGTTTGGGAAGTCACTGTTTcatccctgcttttccctttgtttcctcTGCTTCCACACCCTCTGCCCCATAAATTCCCAATGCGGATTTttagggagagaaggaaaaagactgGGGAAAGGCCTTTTCCATAAGGAAGGGCAAAAATCCACTGTGTGACCAGGAGAAATTCCTATGAGGCAAGATCCTCCAAGGAATAAATCCAGCGGGaagcaggtgctggagcagggctgcttttcctgacacaAGGATgtgagggagaaggaaaaggaggagcaggaggaggaggagaaggaattcATCACTTGGGATGATGGGAACTGCTGGAAATGGGATCGGGCTTTACGCAGGAATAAAAGCCCCGGAATGGGGTGGATCTCCTGAAGTGCCTCTTAACCTTTTCCCTATTCTGTGCCTAACGGGAAAATAAATCCCACCAGGAGTTCTCCTCGCAAggggggaaagaagaaaggagcaTTATCCAGCTGTCCAAAGTGCTGGGATTcatggaaaaaggaggagaTGTGGGAGAAGGGAGAACTGGACAGGACAGGGAGCTTGCTCCAAGCTCCTGATCATCCCATGGATAAAGCAGAAATTTCAGCTGGTTTTAAGGCAGGAATATTCTTCATCCAGCTgaaatttgggatatttgggatcaGGAATagctcctgctgggatgagGAGAGGGATAACCACTTGGATATGCAAGAGGGCTGATCCCATGGGATCATATGCAGGAATGAGCGAGGGGGCTGGAATAAAGAAAGGTTTGTGAATCAGTGGGGTTTGGGAAGGGTATGGAATGCACCAACGTTTGGGATGGGGTAAGATTTAGGATGTAGCAGGGTTTAGGGTGTCATAGGGTTTGGGATACAGCAgatttgggaagcagcaggatttgggatagAGCAAGGTTTGGGATATGGCAGGGATTGGGATGTGGCAGGGTTTGGGATAAGGCAGGATTTTGGATACTGCAGGTTTGAGATTCAGCACGGTTTGGGATTCACCAAGATTTGGGATatggcaggatttgggatacAGAAAGTCCTGAGAATCCAAACACTCTAGAATTCGGGGTCTCCCAAATGCGCACTGTGGGATGCAGGCCCCtgtcccaggctctgctcctggaTCCAAAGGGGGCCAGGAGCCATATCCATGCCCCGGCAGGGAGCTCAGGCAGATCCGGCATATTTTTCCTGGTTACTCATTAACTGCAGTTCCTTTGACAGGATCAATATTCCAAGCAAACACTTGAGCAGCCCCACTctgcttccctctcctttcctcgGCAAAATGATTTATTCCCGAAAatgcagctgcctggaaaagtGGCTCcggggaaaggggaggggggcTTTCTCGGTGGGATATGCAAAGCACATTTATTCTGGCTTTTATCACTCCCATTCCATGTTGATCCCATCCATACAGATGGATTTGGGGGCAGGTAGATAATGAAAAGTCAAGTGGAAAATTTACACAAAGGCGCTCCTGGCTCCTGCTTTTTCCAGCGGGTGTTGGAattgctttttccttcattccttaAAGCAGGATCTCAAAGCATTCAAACATTTTATGTCTAACATAAATCCGTTTAATTCCCACCTGGATTTTTTCCAGCGTTAATTTTCTCGTTAATTACTGAGGATATTTGGATTAAACATGATCCCgctccttctcctgctgatCCATCTCCGTCTCCTTCCCGGTGTGCCCAAAGTCCTACTGGAGCTTCCTGTGCCACCAAAACCTCCAGACCCATTCCCTAATTCCCTGTAAGTGGCTTTTCATTGGGCCAGGCACTTAATGGAGGGCATGGGATGGGAGAGCACAGCTtggaacaaaaaaacaaaaaaacaaaaaaaaaaaacaaaaaaacaaaaaaaaaaaaaaaaaaaggaaaaaaactgggaGAACCGTTATTAATAAACATCTCCTGGCCATTTGGAGGCTGCTCCAGCTTTAAAGCAATTAATTCAGGATCCGGACATAAACTCTCCAGCTCTTTGACAGCTTGGAGCTGGAATAAAAATGCCAGTTCTCCAGGGAAAAGCCAGGATAGTTGGCTCTTTTCCGAACTGTTTGCTCACAGGCCCAGGGAGCAATCTTCCTGCAGAATGAAATGCAAGGACACAAACAATGTTCCAGGGAGAGAATGGGAGATGGGAAATGAACAGTTTTGAACTATTTGCTCAGCAGAAGGGTGTCCACAATGCCGGGCCCCATGGATTTTCCATGGATCACCCGGCTACCCAATCCCTTTTGTTGTGGAGCCCCGGCCTCCGGCCAGATaagggcacagctgcagcccttccctgaTTCCCCTGATTCCCTTATCCTGCTGATCCAGGAAAACCTGCCTCTGCTGGCATTCCTGAGCCAAGATCCGGGCTCTGGCCCATGGCTTTTCCATGGATCCTGAATCTCTTTTGTTGTGGAGCCCCTTCCTCCAGCCAGGTAAaagcacagcccttccctgaTTCCATGGATCCAGCAAAAGCTGCCTCCACTGGCATTTCCACACCCTTCAATTGGCATATTTGGGAATGGCCAGGAAACCCTTTTGGGACAAGGAAAGGTTTTAGGGGTAGGGAAACCCTTTGGGGGCAAGGAAAACTCTTGgagcaagggaaaagaaaacactctTGGATAAGGGGAAACACTCTtagaaaaaccaagaaaaacactCTTGGAAACCTCTTGGGGCAAGGAAACATTTTAGGGAAAGGAAGCACTTTTGGGCAAGAAAAACCTCTTGGATAAAGGGAAAATCCTCTTGGATAAAGGAAAACCTCCTGGGGCAAGGAACCCCTTTTGGGCAAGGAGTTCTGTCCTCATTCCAAAGCAAGCTGCAAGAATGCCACATTCCAAAGGATAtttccagcctgggctggagatGCAGAGCTGCCAAATGCAGAATTCCATATTTATTTAGGGCACAACGAGCTTGGAATGTGAAAATCCTAAATATGAATCATCCCTTCCTGGGAGACCTATCTGGGAGCCAGATGTGAAATACTGTGAATATCCTTGCTGGCTACCACTGCATGCAGGCCTTCATTCCCTGAAAATCCAGCGAAATTTCTCCCTCTTCTAGTCCAGGGCCATCTCTCTCGTCTTGCTGAGGGCAGGGAAATGCTGGAATTCTAAATGAATCGTGAGCAAGGCCAGCAGGGATGATCCATCCTTTGCCGTTCCCACTTTTTGTCCTCTTGGTTATGGGAGCTGGGAATAGCCCTGGGCTGTTGGAGAGAATCCTGAAAGGATTTTAcaagtgaaaagggaaaagattgTGGATTCAGCAATCCCAGAGCTCCGTTGATGTCCCCAAAAATCCATGGAATCGCtgtattttttgtggttttttcccccttctccccacATTTTCCTGCAGGGTGGTCAGATTGGAAGGCAGGAGGCTCCTGTTGTTCCTGGGCTACCCACAGCTCATCCCACATATCTCTGAAATCCCAGATCACCTGGATACTCCCTGATACTCTAATACtacatcccaaaatccctcagGAAGAGG
Coding sequences:
- the FOXA2 gene encoding hepatocyte nuclear factor 3-beta isoform X1 translates to MHSTSSMLGAVKMEGHEHTDWSNYYGEPEGYSSVSNMNAGLGMNSMNTYMTMSAMSSTANMTAAATSMNMTYANTGMSPSLTGMSPGAGAMPAMGSAGVPSMGAHLSPSMSPMGGQAGSMNALAPYSNMNSMSPIYGQSNLNRSRDPKTYRRSYTHAKPPYSYISLITMAIQQSPNKMLTLSEIYQWIMDLFPFYRQNQQRWQNSIRHSLSFNDCFLKVPRSPDKPGKGSFWTLHPDSGNMFENGCYLRRQKRFKCEKQLAAKDGASSGGGSKKGPGQAPNQPLGEGSSSGGSDGSASAESPASSSPCQDRKRTLADLKGLSPGEPSASPGQHLLAPPHAGLAHEGHLKPEHHYAFNHPFSINNLMSSSEQQHHHPHHQHHHPHKMDLKAYEQVMHYSGYASPVPTGLAMAPITNKSTLEASPLAGETSYYQGVYSRPIMNSS
- the FOXA2 gene encoding hepatocyte nuclear factor 3-beta isoform X2, whose product is MLGAVKMEGHEHTDWSNYYGEPEGYSSVSNMNAGLGMNSMNTYMTMSAMSSTANMTAAATSMNMTYANTGMSPSLTGMSPGAGAMPAMGSAGVPSMGAHLSPSMSPMGGQAGSMNALAPYSNMNSMSPIYGQSNLNRSRDPKTYRRSYTHAKPPYSYISLITMAIQQSPNKMLTLSEIYQWIMDLFPFYRQNQQRWQNSIRHSLSFNDCFLKVPRSPDKPGKGSFWTLHPDSGNMFENGCYLRRQKRFKCEKQLAAKDGASSGGGSKKGPGQAPNQPLGEGSSSGGSDGSASAESPASSSPCQDRKRTLADLKGLSPGEPSASPGQHLLAPPHAGLAHEGHLKPEHHYAFNHPFSINNLMSSSEQQHHHPHHQHHHPHKMDLKAYEQVMHYSGYASPVPTGLAMAPITNKSTLEASPLAGETSYYQGVYSRPIMNSS